ATAGAACCATGCCCCATGTGCGCCGGTGCTTTGATCATGAGCCGGATTGACCGTTTGGTCTATGGCAGCAGTGACTATAAGGCGGGCGCCGTGGAATCCATATTTAATATCGTGCAGAATGAGGCTCTGAATCATCAGTTGGCTGTGACGGCCGGTGTAAGAGCAGAGGAATGCGCCCGTATCATGCGAGACTTTTTCCGTATGCGGCGCTCCGGAGAGATGCGAAGCATCTCGGAATAGGAGGAAAGTAAGCCGTTTTCGGGTAGCCAGAAAGAATGCTTGAATTGGCGCGGATCCGAAAAGCGATACTTTCCGTGTCTTACCTCAGTGGAGAGGTGTCCGAGCTGGTCGAAGGAGCTCGACTCGAAATCGAGTAGGCTTGAAAGAGTCTCGTGGGTTCGAATCCCACCCTCTCCGCCAATAGTTACTTTCATGCAAACTTCATAACCTTCTATAAAGTAGAGCACGGAGAGATGTCCGAGTGGTTGAAGGAGCACGCCTGGAAAGCGTGTGTATTCGAAAGGGTACCGAGGGTTCGAATCCCTCTCTCTCCGCCATAATTTACCTCTTAATAGTTTTAATAGTCTGTGTAGGCTTATCTTTGGCCTCGAAATTGGGACTGTTCAAAACGGTTCAGATGCTAGGCGCGACGAGGACGGGCGTGAGACTGTACGCTCGGAAGGTACGTCGAACGCCTGCCCGCAGGAGGCTGAAGTGACGCAGATGGGCCGTTTTCAACGGTTTTCTGGTTTTTCGGGTCGGACTGCGGCAGAGGTTGGGTCCTGCGCAATGAAAATTCATGAACCCCGCCAGGTCCGGAAGGAAGCAACGGTAAGTGATCCCTTTCATGTGCCGCAGGGGTGCCTGATTTCTGCCGTGGTCCGACGTGAAAAACCGCGTGGCCCGGTGTAATACATTTTACTAAAAAGCAGCTGTGCAGCTGCTTTTTTTGTAAACTAAACTGTTGTATAGGGATACACACGGGTGCGTGTATATAATGCAGATCGAAACAGGAACCGGTTAGCGGTTCGTTGAATAACCTATCTAAAGCCGCGGATCTGGGACCGTTCAAAAAGGTTCGGATGTTAGGTAAGAGCAATGTCTGTATTGCCGTACCAGTGAAGAATTCAGGTGACTTTTCGGCTTATGAGAGATCATCTGCTATAGCCACTCTCCCGAAAAGTCACGAATTCTGATACAGCGCGACGGGGACGCGCGAGAGACTGTACGTTCAGAGGGTACGTCGATACTAGAAAGATGCGAAGCATCGTGAGATCAGGAGGAAAACAAATCACTTTTCGGTGTAGCCACAGCAAAATGGACTACTGCATACGAAAATGAAAAGGGATGTTTTCTGAATGAGCGCGAAATTAGTTGAAGTGACACAGATGGGCCTTTTTCAACGGTCCCCTGTAAATGACGGGAGGTGATCGCTTGTCCTATGTTGCGTTATACCGCCAGTGGCGGCCTCAGGACTTTTCCAGTTTGGTGGGGCAGGAACACATCAGTCAGACCTTATCCAATGCCATCACCACCGGGAAAATCGCCCATGCCTATCTGTTCAGCGGGCCAAGGGGCACCGGCAAGACCAGTACCGCCAAGATTCTGGCTAAGGCGCTGAATTGTGTGGAAGGACCGACGCCTACGCCGTGTAATCACTGCGCCAACTGTGAAAAGATTACTCAGGGCAGTTCCATGGATGTATACGAGGTGGATGCCGCCTCCAATCGGGGTATCGATGAGATACGGGATCTCAGGGAGACCGTCAAATTTGCTCCGGTAGACGGCCGCTACAAAGTATACATTATTGATGAAGTACATATGTTAACCACCGAAGCCTTTAATGCTTTGCTGAAAACCCTGGAAGAGCCGCCGGCTCATGTGGTGTTTGTACTGGCTACTACTGAACCTCATAAAATCCCGGCCACGATTCACTCCCGCTGCCAACGCTATGATTTCCGGCGGATTGGGGTGGAGGAAATCGAATCCCGCCTGTCGGAAGTTGCGAAAGGCAGCGCCCTGCATATTACCCCCGAGGCCCTGCGGCTGATAGCCATTCAGGCCGACGGAGGAATGCGGGATGCCCTGAGCATCCTGGATCAATGCGCTGCACTGGAGACCGGGGAAGTGACAGGGGCTGATGTGAGAAAGCTCCTGGGCATGATCGGACATGAATGGGTGCACCGGATTACGGTTGCCATTGCGGCTCGGGATGCGAAAGCTGCCTTGACGGCTCTTGACGAAATGATCAATCTGGGCAAGGACGTACGTCAGATCCTGCTGGAATTGGCCCAGCACGGACGCAGTCTGATGCTCCTTTTGGCCGCGCCGGACATCGAAATTGCCGGTTTGGATCAGGAACGGCAGGAACTGATGCAACAAAGCCGGCAATTTAGCCATGAACAGCTGATTCTCTGGATTCGTACACTGAACGGAGCTGCCAATGAGTTAAAGTGGGCGGCGGACCCCAGAATTACGGCGGAAATGGCTCTGTTGACCTTATGCCAAAGCCCCCCTCAGGAAAGCCTGACCGCTTTGACCGAGCGGGTGGCAAAACTGGAGGCAGCCTTGGCCGGAGGCGCTGTTGAGGCGCCCAGGCTGAGGCAGGAACTAAGCCATCCCGCACCGGCGCCGTTGAAACCTGACATTCCGGCCCAGCAAACGATTGTGCGAGAGCCAACGGCAGTTTTAACCCCGGCTGCTAAGCCTAAGCCGGCGGCTGCAGCAGCGGTTGTCAGTCAGGACCATCAGGAAGTTTGGGATGCGATGCTAAAGGAACTGGTGAACAGCGGCAAACGCTCGGTCCATGCCTGCGTCTCCCAAGGGAAATTGGTGGCTTTGGATGAACAACGGGCTACGGTCCAATTTAGCATTCCTTTTTCCAAAGAACGTACGGAAAAAGAAGATTATCGCAGCATCGTAGAAAAAGTCCTGGCCCAAGTCACGGGCCATCAACCCCGACTGCAGTGCATAATGCAGAATGAATCTCTTCCGCCAGAATCCAAGCCGGCAGCCAATGCCGCCGAGCCGGACCCGGCGGAGAATCACCCGGTGGTCAAACAAGCGCTGGAGATGTTTGGCGGTAAATTAATAAAAAACGACACCCAGGTTGATTAAGAATAAGGAGGCATAACGATGTTTGGTGGCAATATGGGTCAAATGATGAAAAAGGTACAGAAACTGCAGGCAGATA
The DNA window shown above is from Acetonema longum DSM 6540 and carries:
- the tadA gene encoding tRNA adenosine(34) deaminase TadA, translated to MTDEYYMGLALAEAQAAFQIGEVPIGAVIVMDGQVVAAGHNLRETWHDATAHAEIIAIRQACERLSRWRLTGATLYVTIEPCPMCAGALIMSRIDRLVYGSSDYKAGAVESIFNIVQNEALNHQLAVTAGVRAEECARIMRDFFRMRRSGEMRSISE
- the dnaX gene encoding DNA polymerase III subunit gamma/tau; amino-acid sequence: MSYVALYRQWRPQDFSSLVGQEHISQTLSNAITTGKIAHAYLFSGPRGTGKTSTAKILAKALNCVEGPTPTPCNHCANCEKITQGSSMDVYEVDAASNRGIDEIRDLRETVKFAPVDGRYKVYIIDEVHMLTTEAFNALLKTLEEPPAHVVFVLATTEPHKIPATIHSRCQRYDFRRIGVEEIESRLSEVAKGSALHITPEALRLIAIQADGGMRDALSILDQCAALETGEVTGADVRKLLGMIGHEWVHRITVAIAARDAKAALTALDEMINLGKDVRQILLELAQHGRSLMLLLAAPDIEIAGLDQERQELMQQSRQFSHEQLILWIRTLNGAANELKWAADPRITAEMALLTLCQSPPQESLTALTERVAKLEAALAGGAVEAPRLRQELSHPAPAPLKPDIPAQQTIVREPTAVLTPAAKPKPAAAAAVVSQDHQEVWDAMLKELVNSGKRSVHACVSQGKLVALDEQRATVQFSIPFSKERTEKEDYRSIVEKVLAQVTGHQPRLQCIMQNESLPPESKPAANAAEPDPAENHPVVKQALEMFGGKLIKNDTQVD